One part of the Symphalangus syndactylus isolate Jambi chromosome 1, NHGRI_mSymSyn1-v2.1_pri, whole genome shotgun sequence genome encodes these proteins:
- the USP19 gene encoding ubiquitin carboxyl-terminal hydrolase 19 isoform X48, with the protein MSGGASATGPRRGPPGLEDATSKKKQKDRANQESKDGDPRKETGSRYVAQAGLELLASGDPSASASRAAGITGSRHHTRLFFPSSSGSASTPREEQTKEELLLDWRQSAEEVIVKLRVGVGPLQLEDVDAAFTDTDCVVRFAGGQQWGGVFYAEIKSSCAKVQTRKGSLLHLTLPKKVPMLTWPSLLKKPLGTQELVPGLQCQENGQELSPIALEPGPEPHRAKQEARNQKRAQGRGEVEADEQLCIPPLNPQACLLGSEENLAPLAGEKAVPPGNDPVSPAMVRCRNPGKDDCAKEEMAVAADGATLVDEPESMVNLAFVKNDSYEKGPDSVVVHVYVKEICRDTSRVLFREQDFTLIFQTRDGNFLRLHPGCGPHTIFRWQVKLRNLIEPEQCTFCFTASRIDICLRKRQSQRWGGLEAPAARGAVGGAKVAVPTGPTPLDSTPPGGAPHPLTGQEEARAVEKDKSKARSEDTGLDNVAARTPMEHVTPKPETHLASPKPTCMVPPMPHSPVSGDSVEEEEEEEKKVCLPGFTGLVNLGNTCFMNSVIQSLSNTRELRDFFHDRSFEAEINYNNPLGTGGRLAIGFAVLLRALWKGTHHAFQPSKLKAIVASKASQFTGYAQHDAQEFMAFLLDGLHEDLNRIQNKPYTETVDSDGRPDEVVAEEAWQRHKMRNDSFIVDLFQGQYKSKLVCPVCAKVSITFDPFLYLPVPLPQKQKVLPVFYFAREPHSKPIKFLVSVSKENSTASEVLDSLSQSVHVKPENLRLAEVIKNRFHRVFLPSHSLDTVSPSDMLLCFELLSSELAKERVVVLEVQQRPQVPSVPISKCAACQRKQQSEDEKLKRCTRCYRVGYCNQLCQKTHWPDHKGLCRPENIGYPFLVSVPASRLTYARLAQLLEGYARYSVSVFQPPFQPGRMALESQSPGCTTLLSTGSLEVGDSERDPIQPPELQLVTPMAEGDTGLPRVWAAPDRGPVPSTSGISSEMLASGPIEVGSLSAGERVSRPEAAVPGYQHPSEAMNAHTPQFFIYKIDSSSREQRLEDKGDTPLELGDDCSLALVWRNNERLQEFVLVASKELECAEDPGSAGEAARAGHFTLDQCLNLFTRPEVLAPEEAWYCPQCKQHREASKQLLLWRLPNVLIVQLKRFSFRSFIWRDKINDLVEFPVRNLDLSKFCIGQKEEQLPSYDLYAVINHYGGMIGGHYTACARLPNDRSSQRSDVGWRLFDDSTVTTVDESQVVTRYAYVLFYRRRNSPVERPPRAGHSEHHRDLGPAAEAAASQGLGPGQAPEVAPTRTAPERFAPSVDRPAPTYSNMEEVD; encoded by the exons ATGTCTGGTGGGGCCAGTGCCACAGGCCCAAGGAGAGGGCCCCCAGGACTGGAGGACGCCACTAGTAAGAAGAAGCAGAAGGATCGAGCAAACCAGGAGAGCAAGGATGGAGATCCTAGGAAAG agacagggtctcgatatgttgcccaggctggtcttgaacttctggcgtcaggtgatccttctgcctcagcctcccgtgcagctgggatcacaggctcacgccaccacacccggctattctTTCCTTCATCGTCAGGGTCAGCATCCACTCCTCGAGAGGAGCAGACCAAAGAGG AGTTGCTGCTCGATTGGAGGCAGAGTGCAGAAGAGGTGATTGTCAAGCTTCGTGTGGGAGTAGGTCCCCTGCAGCTGGAGGATGTAGATGCTGCTTTCACAGATACGGACTGTGTGGTACGGTTTGCAG GTGGTCAGCAGTGGGGTGGTGTCTTCTATGCTGAGATAAAAAGCTCTTGTGCTAAAGTGCAAACCCGCAAGGGCAGTCTCCTGCACCTGACACTGCCCAAAAAGGTGCCTATGCTCACGTGGCCCTCCCTCCTG AAGAAACCTCTAGGGACCCAGGAGCTGGTGCCGGGGCTGCAGTGCCAGGAGAATGGGCAGGAACTGTCTCCCATTGCCCTGGAGCCAGGCCCTGAGCCCCACCGGGCTAAGCAGGAGGCCCGGAACCAGAAGCGGGCCCAGGGCCGTGGTGAG GTTGAGGCTGATGAACAGCTTTGCATACCACCGCTGAACCCCCAAgcctgccttctgggctcagagGAGAATTTAGCCCCTTTGGCAGGAGAGAAAGCAGTGCCTCCCGGGAATGACCCAGTCTCTCCAGCCATGGTCCGGTGCAGAAACCCTGGGAAAGATGACTGTGCCAAGGAGGAGATGGCAGTGGCAGCAGATGGTGCAACCTTGGTGGATG AGCCTGAGTCGATGGTGAACCTGGCATTTGTCAAGAATGACTCGTATGAGAAGGGCCCGGATTCAGTGGTGGTGCACGTGTACGTGAAGGAGATCTGCAGGGACACCTCAAGAGTACTTTTCCGTGAGCAGGACTTCACGCTCATCTTCCAGACCAG GGATGGAAACTTCCTGAGGCTGCACCCGGGCTGTGGGCCCCACACCATCTTCCGTTGGCAGGTGAAGCTCAG GAATCTGATTGAGCCAGAGCAGTGCACCTTCTGTTTCACGGCTTCTCGCATCGACATCTGCCTTCGTAAGAGGCAGAGTCAGCGCTGGGGGGGCCTGGAGGCCCCGGCTGCACGAG GTGCAGTGGGTGGTGCAAAGGTTGCCGTGCCGACAGGTCCAACCCCTCTGGATTCAACCCCACCAGGAGgtgctccccaccccctgacaggccagGAGGAGGCCCGGGCTGTGGAGAAGGATAAATCCAAGGCACGATCTGAGGACACAGGGCTAGACAATGTGGCAGCGCGCACACCCATGGAGCATGTAACCCCAAAGCCAGAGACACATCTGGCCTCG CCCAAGCCTACATGCATGGTGCCTCCCATGCCCCACAGCCCAGTTAGTGGAGACAgcgtggaggaggaggaagaggaagagaagaaggtgtGTCTGCCAGGCTTCACTGGCCTTGTCAATTTAGGCAACACCTGCTTCATGAACAGCGTCATTCAGTCTCTGTCCAACACTCGGGAACTCCGGGACTTCTTCCATG ACCGCTCCTTTGAGGCTGAGATCAACTACAACAACCCACTAGGGACTGGTGGGCGTCTGGCCATTGGCTTTGCAGTGCTGCTTCGGGCGCTGTGGAAGGGCACCCACCATGCCTTCCAGCCTTCCAAGTTGAAG GCCATTGTGGCGAGTAAGGCCAGCCAGTTCACAGGCTATGCACAGCATGATGCCCAGGAGTTCATGGCTTTCCTGCTGGATGGGCTGCACGAGGACCTGAATCGCATTCAGAACAAGCCCTACACAGAGACCGTGGATTCAGATGGGCGGCCCGATGAG GTGGTAGCTGAGGAAGCATGGCAGCGGCACAAGATGAGGAATGACTCTTTCATCGTGGACCTATTTCAGGGGCAGTACAAGTCAAAGCTGGTGTGCCCTGTGTGTGCCAAG GTCTCCATCACTTTTGACCCGTTTCTTTATCTGCCGGTGCCCTTGCCACAAAAGCAAAAGGTTCTCCCTGTCTTTTATTTTGCCCGAGAGCCCCACAGCAAGCCCATCAAG TTCCTGGTGAGCGTCAGCAAGGAGAACTCCACTGCAAGCGAAGTATTGGACTCCCTCTCTCAGAGCGTTCATGTGAAGCCTGAGAACCTGCGTTTGGCGGAG GTAATTAAGAATCGTTTCCATCGTGTGTTCCTACCCTCCCACTCACTGGACACTGTGTCCCCATCTGATATGCTCCTCTGCTTTGAGCTCCTATCCTCAGAGTTGGCTAAGGAGCGGGTAGTGGTGCTAGAGGTGCAACAG CGCCCCCAGGTGCCCAGCGTCCCCATCTCCAAGTGTGCAGCCTGCCAGCGGAAGCAACAGTCGGAGGATGAAAAGCTGAAGCGCTGTACCCGGTGCTACCGTGTGGGCTACTGCAACCA GCTCTGCCAGAAAACCCACTGGCCTGACCACAAGGGCCTCTGCCGACCTGAGAACATTGGCTACCCCTTCCTCGTCAGTGTACCTGCCTCACGCCTCACTTATGCCCGCCTTGCTCAGTTGCTAGAGGGCTATGCCCG GTACTCTGTGAGTGTATTCCAGCCACCCTTTCAGCCTGGCCGCATGGCCTTGGAGTCTCAGAGCCCTGGCTGCACCACACTGCTCTCCACTGGCTCCCTGGAGGTTGGGGACAGCGAGAGGGACCCCATTCAGCCACCTGAGCTCCAGCTCGTGACCCCTATGGCTGAGGGGGACACAGGGCTTCCCCGGGTGTGGGCAGCCCCTGACCGGGGTCCTGTGCCCAGCACCAGTGGAATTTCTTCTGAGATGCTGGCCAGTGGGCCCATTGAGGTTGGCTCCTTGTCTGCTGGTGAGAGGGTGTCCCGACCCGAAG CTGCTGTGCCTGGGTACCAGCATCCAAGTGAAGCTATGAATGCCCACACACCCcagttcttcatctataaaattgacTCATCCAGCCGAGAGCAGCGGCTAGAGGACAAAG GAGACACCCCACTGGAGCTGGGTGACGACTGTAGCCTGGCTCTCGTCTGGCGGAACAACGAGCGCTTGCAGGAGTTTGTGTTGGTAGCCTCCAAGGAGCTGGAATGTGCTGAGGATCCAGGCTCTGCCGGTGAGGCTGCCCGGGCCGGCCACTTCACCCTGGACCAGTGCCTCAACCTCTTCACACGGCCTGAGGTGCTGGCACCCGAGGAGGCCTG GTACTGCCCACAGTGCAAACAGCACCGTGAGGCCTCCAAGCAGCTGTTGCTATGGCGCCTGCCAAATGTTCTCATCGTGCAGCTCAAGCGCTTCTCCTTTCGTAGTTTTATCTGGCGTGATAAGATCAATGACTTGGTGGAGTTCCCTGTTAG GAACCTGGACCTGAGCAAGTTCTGCATTGGTCAGAAAGAGGAGCAGCTGCCCAGCTACGATCTATATGCTGTCATCAACCACTATGGAGGCATGATTGGTGGCCACTACACTGCCTGTGCACGCCTGCCCAATGATCGTAGCAGTCAGCGCAGTGACGTGG GCTGGCGCTTGTTTGATGACAGCACAGTGACAACGGTAGACGAGAGCCAGGTTGTGACGCGTTATGCCTATGTACTCTTCTACCGCCGGCGGAACTCTCCTGTGGAGAGGCCCCCCAGGGCAGGTCACTCTGAGCACCACCGAGACCTAGGCCCTGCAGCTGAGGCTGCTGCCAGCCAG
- the USP19 gene encoding ubiquitin carboxyl-terminal hydrolase 19 isoform X45 has protein sequence MSGGASATGPRRGPPGLEDATSKKKQKDRANQESKDGDPRKETGSRYVAQAGLELLASGDPSASASRAAGITGSRHHTRLFFPSSSGSASTPREEQTKEELLLDWRQSAEEVIVKLRVGVGPLQLEDVDAAFTDTDCVVRFAGGQQWGGVFYAEIKSSCAKVQTRKGSLLHLTLPKKVPMLTWPSLLKPLGTQELVPGLQCQENGQELSPIALEPGPEPHRAKQEARNQKRAQGRGEVGSGAGPGAQAGPSAKRAVHLCRGPEGEGSRDDPGPRGDAPPFVADPATQVEADEQLCIPPLNPQACLLGSEENLAPLAGEKAVPPGNDPVSPAMVRCRNPGKDDCAKEEMAVAADGATLVDEPESMVNLAFVKNDSYEKGPDSVVVHVYVKEICRDTSRVLFREQDFTLIFQTRDGNFLRLHPGCGPHTIFRWQVKLRNLIEPEQCTFCFTASRIDICLRKRQSQRWGGLEAPAARVGGAKVAVPTGPTPLDSTPPGGAPHPLTGQEEARAVEKDKSKARSEDTGLDNVAARTPMEHVTPKPETHLASPKPTCMVPPMPHSPVSGDSVEEEEEEEKKVCLPGFTGLVNLGNTCFMNSVIQSLSNTRELRDFFHDRSFEAEINYNNPLGTGGRLAIGFAVLLRALWKGTHHAFQPSKLKAIVASKASQFTGYAQHDAQEFMAFLLDGLHEDLNRIQNKPYTETVDSDGRPDEVVAEEAWQRHKMRNDSFIVDLFQGQYKSKLVCPVCAKVSITFDPFLYLPVPLPQKQKVLPVFYFAREPHSKPIKFLVSVSKENSTASEVLDSLSQSVHVKPENLRLAEVIKNRFHRVFLPSHSLDTVSPSDMLLCFELLSSELAKERVVVLEVQQRPQVPSVPISKCAACQRKQQSEDEKLKRCTRCYRVGYCNQLCQKTHWPDHKGLCRPENIGYPFLVSVPASRLTYARLAQLLEGYARYSVSVFQPPFQPGRMALESQSPGCTTLLSTGSLEVGDSERDPIQPPELQLVTPMAEGDTGLPRVWAAPDRGPVPSTSGISSEMLASGPIEVGSLSAGERVSRPEAAVPGYQHPSEAMNAHTPQFFIYKIDSSSREQRLEDKGDTPLELGDDCSLALVWRNNERLQEFVLVASKELECAEDPGSAGEAARAGHFTLDQCLNLFTRPEVLAPEEAWYCPQCKQHREASKQLLLWRLPNVLIVQLKRFSFRSFIWRDKINDLVEFPVRNLDLSKFCIGQKEEQLPSYDLYAVINHYGGMIGGHYTACARLPNDRSSQRSDVGWRLFDDSTVTTVDESQVVTRYAYVLFYRRRNSPVERPPRAGHSEHHRDLGPAAEAAASQGLGPGQAPEVAPTRTAPERFAPSVDRPAPTYSNMEEVD, from the exons ATGTCTGGTGGGGCCAGTGCCACAGGCCCAAGGAGAGGGCCCCCAGGACTGGAGGACGCCACTAGTAAGAAGAAGCAGAAGGATCGAGCAAACCAGGAGAGCAAGGATGGAGATCCTAGGAAAG agacagggtctcgatatgttgcccaggctggtcttgaacttctggcgtcaggtgatccttctgcctcagcctcccgtgcagctgggatcacaggctcacgccaccacacccggctattctTTCCTTCATCGTCAGGGTCAGCATCCACTCCTCGAGAGGAGCAGACCAAAGAGG AGTTGCTGCTCGATTGGAGGCAGAGTGCAGAAGAGGTGATTGTCAAGCTTCGTGTGGGAGTAGGTCCCCTGCAGCTGGAGGATGTAGATGCTGCTTTCACAGATACGGACTGTGTGGTACGGTTTGCAG GTGGTCAGCAGTGGGGTGGTGTCTTCTATGCTGAGATAAAAAGCTCTTGTGCTAAAGTGCAAACCCGCAAGGGCAGTCTCCTGCACCTGACACTGCCCAAAAAGGTGCCTATGCTCACGTGGCCCTCCCTCCTG AAACCTCTAGGGACCCAGGAGCTGGTGCCGGGGCTGCAGTGCCAGGAGAATGGGCAGGAACTGTCTCCCATTGCCCTGGAGCCAGGCCCTGAGCCCCACCGGGCTAAGCAGGAGGCCCGGAACCAGAAGCGGGCCCAGGGCCGTGGTGAGGTAGGCTCAGGGGCTGGCCCCGGGGCCCAGGCAGGGCCCAGCGCCAAGAGGGCTGTGCATCTCTGCAGAGGGCCAGAGGGGGAAGGGTCCAGGGATGACCCTGGACCCCGGGGTGATGCCCCACCCTTCGTGGCTGACCCAGCCACCCAG GTTGAGGCTGATGAACAGCTTTGCATACCACCGCTGAACCCCCAAgcctgccttctgggctcagagGAGAATTTAGCCCCTTTGGCAGGAGAGAAAGCAGTGCCTCCCGGGAATGACCCAGTCTCTCCAGCCATGGTCCGGTGCAGAAACCCTGGGAAAGATGACTGTGCCAAGGAGGAGATGGCAGTGGCAGCAGATGGTGCAACCTTGGTGGATG AGCCTGAGTCGATGGTGAACCTGGCATTTGTCAAGAATGACTCGTATGAGAAGGGCCCGGATTCAGTGGTGGTGCACGTGTACGTGAAGGAGATCTGCAGGGACACCTCAAGAGTACTTTTCCGTGAGCAGGACTTCACGCTCATCTTCCAGACCAG GGATGGAAACTTCCTGAGGCTGCACCCGGGCTGTGGGCCCCACACCATCTTCCGTTGGCAGGTGAAGCTCAG GAATCTGATTGAGCCAGAGCAGTGCACCTTCTGTTTCACGGCTTCTCGCATCGACATCTGCCTTCGTAAGAGGCAGAGTCAGCGCTGGGGGGGCCTGGAGGCCCCGGCTGCACGAG TGGGTGGTGCAAAGGTTGCCGTGCCGACAGGTCCAACCCCTCTGGATTCAACCCCACCAGGAGgtgctccccaccccctgacaggccagGAGGAGGCCCGGGCTGTGGAGAAGGATAAATCCAAGGCACGATCTGAGGACACAGGGCTAGACAATGTGGCAGCGCGCACACCCATGGAGCATGTAACCCCAAAGCCAGAGACACATCTGGCCTCG CCCAAGCCTACATGCATGGTGCCTCCCATGCCCCACAGCCCAGTTAGTGGAGACAgcgtggaggaggaggaagaggaagagaagaaggtgtGTCTGCCAGGCTTCACTGGCCTTGTCAATTTAGGCAACACCTGCTTCATGAACAGCGTCATTCAGTCTCTGTCCAACACTCGGGAACTCCGGGACTTCTTCCATG ACCGCTCCTTTGAGGCTGAGATCAACTACAACAACCCACTAGGGACTGGTGGGCGTCTGGCCATTGGCTTTGCAGTGCTGCTTCGGGCGCTGTGGAAGGGCACCCACCATGCCTTCCAGCCTTCCAAGTTGAAG GCCATTGTGGCGAGTAAGGCCAGCCAGTTCACAGGCTATGCACAGCATGATGCCCAGGAGTTCATGGCTTTCCTGCTGGATGGGCTGCACGAGGACCTGAATCGCATTCAGAACAAGCCCTACACAGAGACCGTGGATTCAGATGGGCGGCCCGATGAG GTGGTAGCTGAGGAAGCATGGCAGCGGCACAAGATGAGGAATGACTCTTTCATCGTGGACCTATTTCAGGGGCAGTACAAGTCAAAGCTGGTGTGCCCTGTGTGTGCCAAG GTCTCCATCACTTTTGACCCGTTTCTTTATCTGCCGGTGCCCTTGCCACAAAAGCAAAAGGTTCTCCCTGTCTTTTATTTTGCCCGAGAGCCCCACAGCAAGCCCATCAAG TTCCTGGTGAGCGTCAGCAAGGAGAACTCCACTGCAAGCGAAGTATTGGACTCCCTCTCTCAGAGCGTTCATGTGAAGCCTGAGAACCTGCGTTTGGCGGAG GTAATTAAGAATCGTTTCCATCGTGTGTTCCTACCCTCCCACTCACTGGACACTGTGTCCCCATCTGATATGCTCCTCTGCTTTGAGCTCCTATCCTCAGAGTTGGCTAAGGAGCGGGTAGTGGTGCTAGAGGTGCAACAG CGCCCCCAGGTGCCCAGCGTCCCCATCTCCAAGTGTGCAGCCTGCCAGCGGAAGCAACAGTCGGAGGATGAAAAGCTGAAGCGCTGTACCCGGTGCTACCGTGTGGGCTACTGCAACCA GCTCTGCCAGAAAACCCACTGGCCTGACCACAAGGGCCTCTGCCGACCTGAGAACATTGGCTACCCCTTCCTCGTCAGTGTACCTGCCTCACGCCTCACTTATGCCCGCCTTGCTCAGTTGCTAGAGGGCTATGCCCG GTACTCTGTGAGTGTATTCCAGCCACCCTTTCAGCCTGGCCGCATGGCCTTGGAGTCTCAGAGCCCTGGCTGCACCACACTGCTCTCCACTGGCTCCCTGGAGGTTGGGGACAGCGAGAGGGACCCCATTCAGCCACCTGAGCTCCAGCTCGTGACCCCTATGGCTGAGGGGGACACAGGGCTTCCCCGGGTGTGGGCAGCCCCTGACCGGGGTCCTGTGCCCAGCACCAGTGGAATTTCTTCTGAGATGCTGGCCAGTGGGCCCATTGAGGTTGGCTCCTTGTCTGCTGGTGAGAGGGTGTCCCGACCCGAAG CTGCTGTGCCTGGGTACCAGCATCCAAGTGAAGCTATGAATGCCCACACACCCcagttcttcatctataaaattgacTCATCCAGCCGAGAGCAGCGGCTAGAGGACAAAG GAGACACCCCACTGGAGCTGGGTGACGACTGTAGCCTGGCTCTCGTCTGGCGGAACAACGAGCGCTTGCAGGAGTTTGTGTTGGTAGCCTCCAAGGAGCTGGAATGTGCTGAGGATCCAGGCTCTGCCGGTGAGGCTGCCCGGGCCGGCCACTTCACCCTGGACCAGTGCCTCAACCTCTTCACACGGCCTGAGGTGCTGGCACCCGAGGAGGCCTG GTACTGCCCACAGTGCAAACAGCACCGTGAGGCCTCCAAGCAGCTGTTGCTATGGCGCCTGCCAAATGTTCTCATCGTGCAGCTCAAGCGCTTCTCCTTTCGTAGTTTTATCTGGCGTGATAAGATCAATGACTTGGTGGAGTTCCCTGTTAG GAACCTGGACCTGAGCAAGTTCTGCATTGGTCAGAAAGAGGAGCAGCTGCCCAGCTACGATCTATATGCTGTCATCAACCACTATGGAGGCATGATTGGTGGCCACTACACTGCCTGTGCACGCCTGCCCAATGATCGTAGCAGTCAGCGCAGTGACGTGG GCTGGCGCTTGTTTGATGACAGCACAGTGACAACGGTAGACGAGAGCCAGGTTGTGACGCGTTATGCCTATGTACTCTTCTACCGCCGGCGGAACTCTCCTGTGGAGAGGCCCCCCAGGGCAGGTCACTCTGAGCACCACCGAGACCTAGGCCCTGCAGCTGAGGCTGCTGCCAGCCAG